GAGCTCCGCTTTTTGGAAGACCAGGTCGACCTGATGCAGGACATAGCCGATGATTACTATGCCCTGTTCCGCTCGGCTTACGAAGAGCAGATCATCGACCGCTTTATCGTCAATTTGACCAAGCTTGATTCCCTGGCGCGGTGCAGCGACCAGGCAAACGGTGTAAAATCGATTGAATGCATCCAGATTCAGATCGAACTTGCCAATGCCCGTGAGAAAAAGGCGCAAATCCAGAGTCGTTACCGACAGCAGGCGACGCGCTTTAAGCAGCGGCTCCGTTTGGGCGTCGAGGATTCGCTCATTGTAAGGCCGGAGATCGTCATGAACGGCCCGATCTCGATTAATCTCGAGGAAGCGCTCAACTATGGATTTTCCCTGCAGCCGCGGCTGCGTCTTCTCGAAATTACGCAACGCCAGAACGAACTCGATTTAGAGAGCGTCAAGGCATGGAACGCTTTTCGCGTCAATGTCGAAATGACCTACGGCCTGGAAAAACAGAACGAGCGCTTCAACGAGCTGTGGAGCGCCTACGACAACAGTTATTCGGCGACCATCAATGCCTATGTGCCGCTGTGGGATTGGGGGCAACGGCAGGCGCGCATAGAAGCGCAAAAAATCACCATTCAAAAGACCGATCTATCGATCGAAGAGGCCAAGTCGCAAATCGAATCGGAAATCCGCACCGCCGTTCAGAATGTGCAGGAATATCAGCAGCGGGCCTCGAGCATGGCTGAGAATTTAACTATGGCCCAAGAAATGACCGAGTACAACCTCGC
This window of the candidate division KSB1 bacterium genome carries:
- a CDS encoding TolC family protein — encoded protein: ELRFLEDQVDLMQDIADDYYALFRSAYEEQIIDRFIVNLTKLDSLARCSDQANGVKSIECIQIQIELANAREKKAQIQSRYRQQATRFKQRLRLGVEDSLIVRPEIVMNGPISINLEEALNYGFSLQPRLRLLEITQRQNELDLESVKAWNAFRVNVEMTYGLEKQNERFNELWSAYDNSYSATINAYVPLWDWGQRQARIEAQKITIQKTDLSIEEAKSQIESEIRTAVQNVQEYQQRASSMAENLTMAQEMTEYNLAQYAEGRISLQDLLQVLNRQRETETNYLEAVLGLKKSLLTLMFNTYYDFEHRIRLLDKYRS